A stretch of Carnobacterium iners DNA encodes these proteins:
- a CDS encoding phosphocarrier protein HPr, whose amino-acid sequence MEKRDFHVIAETGIHARPATLLVQTASKFNSDINLEYKGKSVNLKSIMGVMSLGVGQGAEVVISANGTDEAEAISSIEETMKKEGLAE is encoded by the coding sequence ATGGAAAAACGCGATTTTCACGTAATAGCTGAAACAGGGATTCATGCACGTCCTGCAACTTTATTGGTGCAAACAGCTAGCAAATTTAATTCAGATATTAATCTTGAATATAAAGGTAAATCTGTAAATTTAAAATCTATCATGGGTGTAATGTCATTAGGCGTTGGCCAAGGTGCAGAAGTTGTTATTAGTGCAAATGGTACTGATGAAGCAGAAGCAATTTCAAGTATTGAAGAGACAATGAAGAAAGAAGGTTTAGCTGAGTAA
- a CDS encoding thermonuclease family protein gives MKKIVSSILALLIALTGGYAISDSSTKNSSTGVENQKLAIELERVIDGDTIVFNENGESKKMRLLLIDTPESTTTKTDKVQPFGKESKEFLTDFLTGKNLSVEYEVTQKQEDQYGRILAYLFADGELVQEGLVREGLARVGYEKGQEIYLNDLKEAEQAAALEKKNIWSIKDYVGEYGFNNK, from the coding sequence GTGAAAAAAATAGTCTCCTCTATACTAGCCTTACTCATTGCTTTGACTGGAGGGTATGCTATATCAGACTCTTCAACAAAGAATTCATCAACAGGAGTTGAAAATCAAAAACTAGCGATAGAACTAGAAAGAGTAATCGATGGAGATACGATTGTATTTAATGAAAATGGCGAAAGTAAAAAAATGCGTTTACTCCTAATAGATACTCCTGAAAGTACGACAACTAAAACAGATAAAGTTCAACCATTTGGTAAAGAATCAAAAGAATTTTTAACAGATTTTTTGACAGGGAAAAACTTATCAGTAGAATATGAAGTGACTCAAAAACAAGAAGATCAATATGGACGTATACTAGCCTACCTATTTGCTGATGGAGAACTAGTTCAAGAAGGACTAGTGCGAGAAGGATTAGCGAGAGTAGGTTATGAAAAAGGGCAAGAAATCTATCTTAATGATTTAAAAGAGGCAGAACAAGCTGCTGCGCTAGAAAAAAAGAATATTTGGTCGATAAAGGATTACGTAGGGGAATATGGTTTTAATAATAAATAA
- a CDS encoding ATP-dependent Clp protease ATP-binding subunit, with the protein MLCQNCQQLDANIHLYTNMNGQKGQLDICQNCYNLLKEANGKGNRQDNRQTLQEPFGISNLDDFFRSISLPERGNQNTPSNKNNGYNESVYPPTNKIGGLLGEFGINVTTLARDGAIDPVIGRDNEINRVIEILNRRTKNNPVLIGEPGVGKTAIVEGLALKIIDAEVPEKLMNKQVIQLDVASLVQGTGVRGQFEERMQQLMDEMKKNPKVILFIDEVHEIVGAGSAEGSMDAGNMLKPALARGELQMVGATTLKEYRSIEKDAALERRLQPVQVREPSIKETIDILEGIKSKYEDYHQVSYTDEAIKNAVLLSSRYIQDRFLPDKAIDLLDESGSKKNLTIKVMDPKLIEDKLVETAQQKQAALKEEDYEKAAFYRDQAIKLAAMREKQTIQSQERPIVTEKDMVQIIETKTNIPVGELKAKEQSQLKSLESDLRKQVIGQNQAIEKISKAIRRSRIGLNKKNRPIGSFLFVGPTGVGKTELAKQLALEMFGNKEAHIRFDMSEYMEKHSVSKLIGSPPGYVGYDEAGQLTEKVRRNPYSILLLDEIEKAHPDVLHMFLQILEDGRLTDAQGRTVSFKDTIIIMTSSAGSGSIEANVGFSAATKGNQKSVLNHLTDFFKPEFINRFDAIVEFNTLEYEHLLVIVDLMLRDVNEMLKDQGISLEVDQLAKKKLVDLGYDLQLGARPLRRVIQEQIEDRIADFYIDYPEIKDLLASINDKGDIILTSKEEVSAFTKANQTTN; encoded by the coding sequence ATGTTGTGTCAAAATTGTCAACAGCTAGATGCAAACATTCATTTGTACACAAACATGAATGGTCAAAAAGGCCAATTAGATATTTGTCAAAATTGTTATAATCTATTAAAGGAAGCTAATGGTAAAGGAAATAGACAAGACAATCGTCAAACTCTTCAAGAACCTTTTGGTATAAGTAATTTAGATGACTTTTTCCGCTCTATCAGTTTACCTGAGCGTGGTAATCAAAATACTCCATCAAATAAAAATAATGGCTATAATGAAAGTGTATACCCTCCTACAAATAAAATAGGCGGTCTTTTGGGAGAATTTGGGATAAACGTAACAACCTTAGCTAGAGATGGTGCTATTGATCCTGTTATTGGGCGAGACAATGAAATTAATCGCGTGATTGAAATATTAAATCGACGTACTAAAAATAACCCTGTTTTAATTGGCGAACCTGGTGTTGGTAAAACAGCTATAGTTGAAGGTTTAGCTTTAAAAATCATAGATGCTGAAGTACCTGAAAAATTAATGAACAAACAAGTTATTCAGTTAGATGTTGCTTCTTTAGTACAAGGAACAGGTGTCCGAGGACAATTTGAAGAAAGAATGCAGCAATTAATGGATGAAATGAAAAAAAATCCAAAAGTTATTCTTTTTATCGATGAAGTACATGAAATTGTAGGGGCTGGTAGCGCAGAAGGCAGCATGGATGCAGGTAATATGCTAAAGCCGGCTTTAGCTCGTGGTGAACTTCAAATGGTTGGAGCAACTACACTGAAAGAATATCGCTCTATTGAAAAAGATGCAGCTTTAGAGCGTCGTTTACAGCCTGTTCAAGTACGTGAACCTTCCATAAAAGAAACGATTGATATTTTAGAAGGAATTAAAAGTAAATACGAAGACTATCATCAAGTTTCTTACACAGATGAAGCAATTAAAAATGCCGTTTTATTATCTAGTCGGTATATCCAAGATCGTTTTTTACCAGATAAAGCGATTGATTTACTTGATGAATCAGGTTCTAAAAAGAACTTAACCATAAAAGTGATGGATCCAAAACTTATTGAAGATAAACTAGTTGAGACTGCTCAACAAAAACAAGCTGCATTAAAAGAAGAAGATTATGAAAAAGCTGCATTCTATCGAGATCAAGCTATTAAGCTCGCAGCTATGCGTGAAAAACAAACGATTCAATCACAAGAGCGACCTATTGTAACTGAAAAAGATATGGTTCAGATTATTGAAACAAAAACCAATATTCCAGTTGGTGAACTTAAAGCTAAAGAGCAATCTCAACTTAAAAGCTTAGAATCAGACTTACGTAAGCAAGTTATAGGTCAAAATCAAGCAATTGAAAAAATTTCAAAAGCTATTCGAAGAAGTAGAATTGGTTTAAATAAAAAAAATCGTCCAATTGGTTCGTTTTTATTTGTCGGACCAACAGGAGTCGGAAAGACAGAATTAGCTAAACAATTAGCTTTAGAAATGTTTGGTAATAAAGAGGCTCATATTCGTTTTGACATGAGTGAATATATGGAAAAGCATAGTGTTTCTAAGTTAATCGGTTCTCCTCCAGGATACGTAGGATACGACGAAGCAGGACAACTTACTGAAAAAGTACGACGTAATCCTTATAGTATATTGCTCTTAGATGAAATCGAAAAAGCTCATCCTGATGTTTTACACATGTTCTTACAAATTCTAGAGGACGGTCGTTTAACGGATGCACAAGGCCGTACAGTTAGTTTTAAAGATACTATCATCATCATGACGAGTAGTGCAGGAAGTGGTTCTATAGAAGCAAATGTCGGCTTTTCCGCTGCCACTAAAGGGAATCAAAAATCTGTATTGAATCATTTGACCGATTTCTTCAAACCTGAATTTATTAACCGTTTTGATGCAATCGTAGAGTTTAACACTTTGGAATACGAGCATTTACTTGTGATTGTTGATTTAATGTTACGAGATGTCAACGAGATGCTTAAAGATCAAGGAATTAGTTTAGAAGTTGATCAACTTGCTAAGAAGAAATTAGTCGACTTAGGATACGACCTTCAATTAGGCGCTCGCCCATTGCGTCGCGTTATTCAAGAACAAATAGAAGATCGAATCGCTGATTTCTATATTGATTATCCTGAAATAAAAGATCTACTTGCCTCAATAAATGATAAAGGTGATATTATCCTTACCTCTAAAGAGGAAGTTTCTGCATTTACAAAAGCTAATCAAACTACCAACTAA
- a CDS encoding peptide chain release factor 3 — protein MEQKLKDEVEARKTFAIISHPDAGKTTITEQLLLFGGAIRQAGTVKGKKTGKFATSDWMEIEKQRGISVTSSVMQFEYQGKKINILDTPGHEDFSEDTYRTLMAVDSAVMVIDSGKGIEPQTKKLFQVCRMRGIPIFTFINKLDRDGKEPLELLEELEEVLKIDSYPMNWPIGMGRGLLGLYDNYNKRIEIHHPDINGINGEKIVELNAEGKIEGDHPIKKSSLYDQALDDIELLNEAGNDFSEEKIINGQLTPVFFGSALTNFGVQTFLDTFLNFAPSPSSHKDISGNKVPATNDEFSGFIFKIQANMNPAHRDRIAFIRICSGEFERGMDVTLARTKKKIKLSNSTQFMAESREMVQRAVAGDIIGLYDTGNFQIGDTIFEGKKCVEFEKLPQFTPEIFMKVSAKNVMKQKSFHKGVQQLVQEGAIQLYKTFHTEDYILGAVGQLQFEVFQYRMLHEYKSEVIMTPIGNKIARWIKPEQLDTSMSSSRNLLVRDRFDQPLFLFENQFAMHWFADKYPNVELTSLL, from the coding sequence ATGGAACAAAAATTAAAAGACGAAGTAGAAGCAAGAAAAACATTTGCGATTATCTCCCATCCGGATGCTGGTAAAACAACAATTACTGAACAACTTTTGTTGTTTGGTGGGGCAATCCGTCAAGCAGGGACAGTAAAGGGTAAAAAAACAGGGAAATTTGCAACTTCTGACTGGATGGAAATAGAAAAACAACGTGGAATTTCTGTTACTAGTTCAGTTATGCAGTTTGAATACCAAGGAAAGAAAATTAATATTTTAGATACACCTGGGCACGAAGATTTTTCAGAAGATACCTATAGAACATTAATGGCTGTAGATAGTGCGGTCATGGTTATTGATAGCGGAAAAGGAATTGAGCCTCAAACCAAGAAGCTATTCCAAGTTTGTCGTATGCGTGGTATTCCAATTTTCACTTTCATTAACAAGCTTGATCGCGATGGTAAAGAACCGTTAGAACTACTAGAGGAACTAGAAGAAGTTTTGAAAATCGATTCTTACCCTATGAATTGGCCTATTGGAATGGGTAGAGGTTTATTAGGACTATATGATAACTACAATAAACGAATTGAAATTCATCATCCTGATATAAATGGAATAAATGGTGAGAAAATTGTTGAGTTAAATGCAGAAGGTAAAATAGAAGGAGACCATCCTATAAAGAAATCTTCTTTATATGATCAAGCTTTAGACGATATAGAATTATTAAATGAAGCTGGAAATGACTTTTCTGAAGAGAAAATTATAAACGGGCAATTAACACCCGTGTTCTTTGGATCCGCATTAACTAATTTTGGAGTTCAAACATTCTTAGATACTTTCTTGAACTTCGCACCTAGTCCATCTTCTCATAAAGATATATCAGGTAATAAAGTACCAGCGACAAATGACGAATTTTCAGGTTTTATTTTTAAAATACAAGCGAATATGAATCCTGCTCATCGAGATCGTATAGCTTTTATTCGGATTTGTTCAGGTGAGTTTGAACGAGGAATGGATGTAACTCTTGCTAGAACAAAAAAGAAAATAAAATTATCTAACTCAACTCAATTTATGGCTGAGAGTCGGGAAATGGTTCAAAGAGCGGTTGCTGGAGATATTATTGGTTTGTACGACACAGGTAACTTTCAAATTGGAGATACTATTTTTGAAGGTAAGAAATGTGTTGAATTTGAAAAGTTACCGCAATTCACACCTGAGATTTTTATGAAAGTTTCTGCTAAAAATGTAATGAAACAAAAATCATTCCATAAAGGTGTTCAACAATTGGTACAAGAAGGTGCTATTCAATTGTACAAAACGTTCCATACAGAAGACTACATTTTAGGAGCAGTAGGACAGCTACAATTTGAAGTCTTTCAGTATAGAATGCTTCATGAATACAAATCAGAAGTAATTATGACTCCGATAGGGAATAAAATCGCACGGTGGATTAAACCAGAACAATTAGATACTAGTATGTCATCTAGTCGGAATTTACTCGTTCGGGACCGTTTTGACCAACCATTGTTCTTGTTTGAGAATCAGTTTGCTATGCACTGGTTTGCAGATAAGTATCCAAATGTAGAACTAACATCCTTGTTATAA
- a CDS encoding DUF1827 family protein: protein MKLIDVTNSHIDLVTEQLGSTDANFIKVYTLGPTTVIFSGAPTHEDVLLLNKHRNIKNAEIKYAIDNILKTTLDKAEILHAPNIVELSILVEQ, encoded by the coding sequence ATGAAGCTTATTGACGTTACCAATAGCCATATAGATTTAGTAACCGAGCAATTAGGGAGTACTGATGCAAACTTTATAAAAGTTTATACATTAGGACCGACAACTGTAATTTTTTCAGGAGCTCCTACTCATGAAGATGTTCTGTTATTAAACAAGCACCGGAATATAAAAAATGCTGAGATAAAATATGCCATAGATAATATCTTAAAGACAACTCTAGATAAAGCAGAAATTTTACATGCGCCTAACATTGTTGAGTTATCTATACTAGTAGAGCAATAA